CGAACACGACAGCTGGCTTTGGCAAACGGTTATAGTGACTTGCCATAGAATAACCGTATGCGCCTGTACAAAACATCGCTAATAAATCATCTGGGTTTGCTTTTGGAAGATGTACATCCCACATCAGCATATCCCCCGATTCGCAGCACTTACCTGCGATGGATACGAGCTCATCACTCTCATCATTCATTCGATTGGCAATGACCGCTTCATATTTCGCTTGATACAGTGCGGGACGAATATTGTCGTTCATGCCTCCATCAATCGCTACATATTCACGTACATTCGGTACGTGTTTACGAGAACCAATTGAATACAGGGTCGTTCCAGCATCTCCTACAAGAGAGCGCCCGGGCTCAATCCAAATTTCAGGAATTTCTACTTCTAACTGTTTGGACTGCTTTTTGACCTCTTCTATAATAACTTCCACATACTGAGAAACAGGGATAGGCTGATCTTCTTCCGTATAACGAATGCCAAAACCCCCGCCTAAATTTAATACTTGCGGAACAAATTTTATACGTTGTTTCCACTCTTTCATTTTTGCAAAAAGCTTTTGAGTCGCCATAATAAATCCCGTTGTTTCAAAAATTTGCGATCCTATATGACAGTGAATGCCTAAAAGTTCTAGCCCCTTGCTATTTTGCACAAGACGCACAGCTTCGTCTGCTTGACCGTTTTGAAGATCAAATCCAAACTTCGAGTCTTCTTGCCCTGTCAAGATATAATCATGTG
The genomic region above belongs to Priestia megaterium and contains:
- the lysA gene encoding diaminopimelate decarboxylase, with amino-acid sequence MFLHGTSRINKQGHLEIGGVDTVELASNFGTPLYVYDVALIRQRARGFKETFEKHGVKAQVAYASKAFSTIAMVQVVHEEGLSLDVVSGGELYTALAADFPKERIHFHGNNKSRAELEMAVKEDVGCIVVDNFYEIALLEEITEQYQKKMPVLLRLTPGIEAHTHDYILTGQEDSKFGFDLQNGQADEAVRLVQNSKGLELLGIHCHIGSQIFETTGFIMATQKLFAKMKEWKQRIKFVPQVLNLGGGFGIRYTEEDQPIPVSQYVEVIIEEVKKQSKQLEVEIPEIWIEPGRSLVGDAGTTLYSIGSRKHVPNVREYVAIDGGMNDNIRPALYQAKYEAVIANRMNDESDELVSIAGKCCESGDMLMWDVHLPKANPDDLLAMFCTGAYGYSMASHYNRLPKPAVVFVEDGEAQLVVKRETYEDIVKNDVKYKVTVKK